A genomic window from Lotus japonicus ecotype B-129 chromosome 1, LjGifu_v1.2 includes:
- the LOC130734593 gene encoding LOB domain-containing protein 27-like translates to MTLKGGVTLACAACKHQRRKCTPECPLAPYFPADQPKLFMNCHKLFGVSNIVKILNQVEPCQKGIAMDSLIAQANYREKYPVHGCCEAINRVRYQIWQMEEELLLLRHHLEMCQQQHHQQSILEDVTSPLELGMTPCANSLQQQSYSNSNCVAYNNSCIMDSKDINVTNPLWANDHNSNSMSGQKQLVTTQLLSIQEEVVENYDEMNPFFDTIDDRQSYICSKESYESSTSEESLKDTRKCIEHVAENELKNAAACFSLTSVS, encoded by the exons ATGACCCTTAAGGGTGGAGTAACCCTAGCATGTGCAGCATGCAAACACCAGAGGAGAAAGTGTACCCCAGAGTGCCCTCTTGCTCCATACTTTCCAGCAGACCAACCCAAATTGTTCATGAATTGCCACAAGTTATTTGGAGTGAGCAACATTGTCAAGATATTAAACCAAGTAGAACCTTGTCAAAAGGGAATAGCCATGGACTCTCTCATTGCTCAGGCAAATTACAGGGAAAAATACCCGGTTCACGGTTGCTGCGAAGCAATAAACCGGGTTAGGTACCAGATATGGCAAATGGAAGaagagcttcttcttcttcgtcacCACCTCGAGATGTGTCAGCAACAACATCATCAGCAGTCTATTCTTGAAGATGTTACTTCTCCGTTAGAATTGGGAATGACACCATGTGCTAATTCCCTCCAGCAACAATCTTACTCCAATAGCAATTGTGTGGCCTACAACAACTCATGCATCATGGATTCCAAGGATATTAATGTCACAAATCCATTGTGGGCAAATGATCACAATAGCAATTCCATGTCTGGGCAAAAGCAATTGGTTACAACACAACTTCTTTCAATCCAAGAAGAAGTTGTTGAGAATTATGATGAGATGAATCCGTTTTTTGACACAATTGACGACAGACAATCATATATCTGTTCCAAGGAGTCTTATGAATCAAG TACTTCAGAAGAATCACTAAAAGATACGCGAAAATGCATTGAGCATGTTGCTGagaatgaattgaagaatgCTGCTGCATGCTTCAGCCTTACAAGTGTTAGCTAG
- the LOC130734376 gene encoding uncharacterized protein LOC130734376 — MSADTYLPEECWEYIFTLLNQPQQQYLEPVSLVSKQFLSITNRLQFSLAIHDHPLPLLPHLFHRFPNLTSLDLTRFHGELDALLLQISRHPLRLLTSLKLSHNQTTFPAHVVRAESSNLRQFLCIVVAAEAAEEEALRIMIAVMIFLK, encoded by the exons ATGTCAGCAGATACATACTTACCGGAGGAGTGCTGGGAATATATCTTCACATTACTGAATCAGCCGCAGCAGCAGTACTTGGAGCCTGTCTCCCTCGTCTCCAAGCAATTCCTCTCCATCACTAACCGCCTCCAATTCTCCCTCGCCATCCACGACCACCCACTCCCCTTACTTCCCCACCTCTTCCACCGGTTCCCCAATCTCACCTCCCTCGACCTCACGCGCTTCCACGGTGAGCTCGACGCGCTTCTCCTCCAAATCTCCCGCCACCCCTTGCGCCTCCTCACATCGCTCAAACTCTCCCACAATCAAACCACGTTCCCAGCACACGTCGTTAGAGCCGAAAGTAGCAACCTCCGCCAGTTCCTCTGCATAGTTGTTGCTGCTGAGGCGGCTGAGGAGGAAg CATTGAGAATAATGATTGCTGTGATGATTTTtctgaaataa